In Vulpes lagopus strain Blue_001 chromosome 20, ASM1834538v1, whole genome shotgun sequence, the DNA window ggatcccctttctttcttttaaaatctaatttgtgtGATAGAAGGACGGCCACTACTGGCATCTGTTAGCATGAGACAGgggtctctgccccccacttTCAATCAGTAGGTgcctttgggtctaaaatgagtctcctgtagacaccACACGGAggggccttgctttttttttatccagtctgtgCCCCGTGTCTTCTgcttggagcatttagcccattcacattcagaggaACTATTGAGAGATACGAATTTAGTGCCATCCTATTACCTGTAAAGCCCGTTTCTGCAGattgtctttgcttctttctggTCTGTGTCACTCTGGGGCTCTCTCTTCTCTTACgggatcccccttaatatttcttgcaggccTGCTTTTGTGATCACgccttctttcagtttctgtgcgtcctggaagctctttctctctccttccactctGAATGACGGCCTTGCTGGGCAAAGTATTCGTGGCTGCGTGTTTTTCTCATAATAGTGCCTGGATGTCACGCGAGCCCTTTCTCCCTGCCAGGTCTCTGCGGACAGGTCGGCCGCCAGCCTAATGTGTCtgcccttgtaggttaaggagcTGTTGTCCTGAGCTGCATTCGggattctctctttgcctctgggATTTGCAAGCCCCCCTATTATAGTCGGGGTGCTgacctatttttgttgattttgggggggggctctctgtgcctcctggacttggagGCCTGCTTCCTCCCCAGATTAGGGACATTCTCAGCTATGAATTGTTCAAATactccttctgcctccccttctGAGATCCCGATTATTCGAATAttacttttttgagattttatttgtttattcatgagagacatggagagagagagagagagagagagagaggcagagacacaggcagagggagaagcaggctccatgcagggagcccgacgtgggactcgatcccgggactccaggatcacgccctgggctgaaggtggtgctaaactgctgagcctccccgGCTGCCCATATTATTTTATGGTGTCACTGATGTCTTGAATTCTTCCTTGGGGTGGAGTAGTTGTTTATCTCTATTTCTCAGCGTCCTTGTTCTCCATCATCTTGTCTTCTAAGTCCCTGACTCTCTTCCACCTGTTTTATCACAGCAGTTAAAGCCTCCACTCCTGAGAGCACCTCagtaatgacatttttaaatttcagcctgattagactTTAGTTATTTCTCCACTGAGGGATTCTCTGGTTGTCTTCTGTGCTTTTCCCAGGCTCAGCTACcatctttataatcattttgaATTCTGTTTCCGACATCTAATTTATACCCACGTTGACTAAATCCCTGGCAGTGAGTACTGCCTCCTGTTTTCACTTTTGGGGTGAGTTTCTCCATCTTGTCATTATGTCCAGAAAAGAatagatgaaagagagagagaaggcaaaaatagcaacaataccagaaaaatgcaaacaaaacaaaccagaagaaaacagaaacaaaacaaaataaggaaagaaaatcaaacaagGAGTAACACAGAACGAAAGAGTAGACTAGatcctgggtgtattttggtctgtttgctAAAAGAAACTAGATCCAAAATAGGATTTTTCTTTCTATCCTGTTTtggatctagtttcttttaagaaagaaaaattcatgtatatacaaaaataaaatgaaatgcaatgaaaggaaaccaaaaataaaaaatatatacacgaaaaaatttaaaaggatttaaaaaagaattgataaaagaagaaaatagctgAAAAAAGGTAAAAGCAAAAGACTAAGGGATAATAAACCCACAAACGCTGTGCGCTCCTTCCCTGGGGCTCACTGGCGCCCACGGTTCCGCCACCCGTGACCTTGGCGCTGGCGGGATGCGCCCCGGCTCTTcgcggggaggggcctgctgcgcTTGCTCTCAGCTGACCGGCCCTGCGCCCTCTGCGCCCTCTGCACCCAGGGCCGGGCTCGGGGTCAGCCGCTCTGGTTTGCACCGTGTGGTGCCGTTCCCCCTCCCGAGGGCTCTCGGAACCTTCCAGAAAGTGGTTACTTTTCCGTCTGTAGAATTTCAGATCTCCCGCTGATTCCTCTGGTGTTCAGAACGATTTGAAAACTGGCTGGATTCCAGGGACCAGACGAAGTTAGGgtcccctactcctccaccatcctaacccccccaccccccccgcccagaggcatttttaaagcactttggCTCAGTGTGGGGACAGAGCGGGGACCTCCCTGGTCAAACAGCTCAAGACCAGCTGGACAGGTGTGGGTTCCACGGTCGCTGTCCCGTGTGTACCCTGGGGGTGGTGTGGGCGACCTGTGCCCCAGGGGGGCAGGCCAGGTGGGGCTCCATGGTCAGTCCTGGCGGATGTGGACGGCCTGAATGTCCCCATGGCCGCCACGGGGGCCCTTGCTGGGCACGGACACAAGGAGGCTGGGCGCAGGAGGCAGTTCAAAGACTTTATTGGACTGGGCATGTGCACGGGGTGAGGGGGTGTGCAGGGCCTGCTGTCCCGGCTCAGTCTGGGGCACGTGACCTCCAGAGGCCAGGCGGAGACCTCGGGGGCGCCAGAGGGGCCAAGGAGTCCAGGGATGGGGCTGGGCTGAGCAAGGCCGGGGGAGCCAGGGCCGTGCCCATGAGGATCTGGAGCACTGGCCACCGGAGCCCTGCCAAGCCTctggggcccgggggggggggtggagggcagagggccgATGGGGGGACAGGAGGGGTGCAGGGTGGCGGGGTCCTCTGCAGGGCTGGGATGGGTGGGGGTCCTCCCTTCCTGACTTCACACCCACACCTGGAGACCTGGTGTCTGCACGTGCGGGACCTCTGGGTGAGTCTGAGTAGCACCACGGAGAGGAGGACGGTGCCCGCGGGGCTGGGGAGCCCGGGCTCGACGCGGGGGGCATGGGGCCGGGGGCACGGGGCCGGGGCAGAAGGGCGAGATGCAGGCTGGAAGCGGGGCCGGGGCTTGAGGCGAGGGCTGCCGGGCGGGGGGCACGGGCGTGGGTCTGGGGCGCTAGCAGATCCAGCGGATGAACCTGTCGAAGAAGCCGGGCTGCGCCAGGCTGTCATAGTCCTTCTCGCGGAAGATGGCAGTGGCGTCGCCCAGGCTGATCTTGGACAGCACGTCCGCGTCCACGTCGCTGCCCACGGCCACCACGGTGGGCACCACGTTCTGCTTGCGCATGGAGTGCACCGCCTCCTCCAGGCTGTCGTTGCCCGTGACGCCGTCGGTGAGGAACACGAAGGCCAGCTCGGCGTGGCGGCGCGCCCCGGCCCGGGCGCCGTGCACCACCTGGTTGATGGCGTGCACGATGCCCGCGCCCACGTGCGAGAAGGAGTTGAGGTAGCGCGCGTTCTCCAGCGCCTGGTGGATGACCGTGAGGTTGGACGTGAGCGGGAACTCCACCTGCTGCTCGCCGGGGCCCCCGAACTGCAGCATGGCCACGCGGGCGTTGAGCGGGTCGTCGTCCCTGCGCGCCAGCGTCAGCCGCCGGGACACCTCCTCCACGAAGCGCCGCGCCTTGTGGAAGTTCTGCTCGCCCAGCCGCTCCGAGCCGTCCAGCAGGAAGACGACGTCCACGGGCCGCTGTGTGCACTGCGCCACGTACAGCTCTGCGGGCAAAAGGGGTGATGGGCGGGCGACCGGGGGGGGGCCTCTGCCGGCCCTGCGCCCCCCTCCGTGCGCCCCCTCCCGCTGGAGCCGAGAGCCCGGGCCATGGGGCTGCAGCAGAGGACCCGCCATGGGGACCCCCGACCCGGGTCGGCCGAGAGTGCGCGGGGGCGCCCGGCCCCATCTTCTTGGAGCCGGTCGCCGTGTCTGCGGGCTTTGCTTTCACCAGATGTCCCCAAACCTGAGGGCTGAGGGGCTCGTCACCGTCCacccgctgggcagggaggggacccCAGAGGGCCGCAGTCCACAGCGGGCGCGGGGcggaggctcagggaggctgtCTTCACATTCACGGTCGCGGGAAGACCCCGGACGCCAGGACCCACACCTGACCGTGacactccccacccctcactgTCGTCCTAGAGCTGCCCGAGGGGCCCGGGCCACGTCCCTCCCAGCTCGGGAGCTGCCGAGAGAGGAGCCTGCGTCCCCCGTGACGGGACGGCCCCGAGCAGGCAGTCCGCACGGCGCAGCCAGGGCAGGGGGCCCTGCTCCCCCGGGGGGTCACCACCTGGGACCAGCCACCGCGGCCACGCCTCCAGGGGACATGGGCACCGCAGCACAGCCCGGAAACCCACTCCTCGCCACACCGCCTCGGCCCACGCTCCACCGACGCGTGGCGGGCCCCTCGGCCGTGAGGCCTCACCCCGGCGTTGTGGGGGAAGGACCAGCCGGTCCTCGCGCCTGCACCCGGGGCCTCAGCCAGGGCCCCCGGGACGGGCGTGCGGGTTGCTGACGCCTGGGCCTGGACCGTGGGATCCCGCCGGGCGGCAGGTGCACCTCCTGGCACCAGGCCCAGCCCTCCGCCAGGCCCGGCCTCGGGTCCTGCGGGCaccggccgcccgccgcccccgccgcacATCACTTCACCACAGCAACGCGTTCACATTCTTTTTTCAGCCTTTATAGAATGTTTAGGATGTGGCCCCAGCGCCAGAGGGACCCCGGGGCCTGTCACCACGCGGCGGGGGCTGGGCCACCCCACCGGGCAGCTCTCTGGCaggaaagatttgttttttttttttttttaaggagcttaTATCAGTGACGTAGCTTATCGTGGCGGCAGCGCGGGTGGGAAGCAGCTTCTGCTTTAAATCCACGCGGCCAGAACTTGCTGGGCTACTAGCAAGTAGTCTGGGTGCCCCTGCGCCCCAGTTAGCACCAGCCCGACGCCTGTGGGGGTGCCTCCGCCAGGGAGGCCGGCAGAAGTGCCAAGGGGTGGCCTCGGGCACAGGCCGCAGGGGAAGCCGCGCGTTGGGGTCTCCGCTCGGCTCTTCCTGTCTGCCTAACGGCTCCCTCGAAGGCGCCCGGTCCTCACCCGCGGCCTGGGAGTATGACCTTGGGTGGCAGGGGGGACTGAATTCTGACCCGAGACGCCCTGGGTTGGCCAGTGAGCCCTAGGAGCCTCCACAAGGTGCTTATagcaggaggcagggggcaggcccCCAAGGGGACACGCTAGGtggcaagagaggcagagacgggagctggaggaggcaggacGGGTGGTCCCCGGAGCCCCCGGAGAGCGCGGCCCTGCCCCCCCGGGATCCGGGGTTTCCGGCCTCCAGACGGACAGAGACTAGCCTGGTGGGCTGCCGGCCCCTCCGGGTGTGGGCGGCCCCGGGGCGTCAGCAGAGCGCCAGCGCGGTCTCGGGGTCACCCACGATATCCCTGTGCACCAGCTTAAACGTGTCAATGAACAGCTCCATCCAGTCCTGCCGCTCGCTGCCCGTGGCGAACTTGGCTCGCTCGGCGGTGTAGACCAGCACCGCCACCAGCCTGGAGTAGGCAGCCGGGTCCTGCGTGAACTCCGTGGCGTTTAGCAACTGTTGGATCAGGGGGATGGTCCTGGGGAAGGAGGCGTCCGGGCCCTCTTCCGTGCGGAGGAAGGTGACCGGGGGCTCGCCGCCAGGCCGCGGTCCATCTGCGGGGGCATCCAGAGAAGGCGATGAGGGCGGCGCCGGCGGGAGCAGGCCTGCAGCCGCCCTGGGGCCCGAGCGCACTGCGAGGGCCGGGCGCCTCCGTCCTCCGGGGACACTCGGGACCAAAGCCAGGAAGGCGTGTCAGGCTGAACGAGGGTCGGATGAGGTCGGGGGTACCCGGCAGCGTGGGGCGCGGGGGGCCAGCCCCAAAGCATGTGGCCGAGAACACGGGGGAAGCACCTCCGGGTCACTGCAGTCAGCACGCGTGGTGGTGTGGACACCGACCAACTCGGGTTGGCGTGGAGCAGCTCAGGGCCGAGCCCTGGACGACCCGGGCCCCTGGCAGCACCTGAGAACACTCACCGCCGCCCGGAGCATGTCGTGGGTGGGCCCCGGACCCCCTGAGAACACTCAGGACGAGGCTTGCGGTGACCAGTCCTTCTCGGCCCTTGAGTCTCCCCTCGTCACTGCCTGGGACGTCCCCCTGGGGACCTGGGCATGGCTCCTgctcccccccaggcccccccaggaGGTCAGGGCTCCACCCCGGGGGTCACCCTACTCCGAGTGCACCACTGCGTCTGTCCTATGAGAAAGGGAGCTTCTCCCCTGGGTGGGTGCTGGGTGGCAAGCCCGGGTGGCCGGGTCCCACGGCTCCCACCCTGCACACCCCGCCCTCTGCGCCCTCCCTCGGCACACCTGGCCCTGCAGAGTCTCCTGCGTCTGCCCCATGGAGACTGGGCTTGGGTCACCCGGGCTCCCCTGTCCCCCGGCCGCTGTCCCCAGCAGCTCCATCCTTGCCACCTGGGCTGGTGACCAGGGCCCTGATGCCACGGAGCATGCTGCCCCCTGGCCTGGTCCAAGCCTCGGGATGGCTGGGCCTCCGGGTGGGCAGGGCCATGTGGCCCAGGGCTCAGGGTCATGCCACTGCGCAGCGGCCTCCCCGCACCGGTGGCAGCCTCGGAGCGCCGCGCAGCACGCCCGCCCCGGGGTGCAGGGACCCACTGCTGAGTGACCCCCAGCGCCCTCTGTGCTTCCTCTGCTCCCGCCAAGGGGCTCGGACACGGTCAGTCGGTCAGTCGCTGCCTCAAAGGATTAGCTTGCTGGTTACGCGGAAAAGCTGGTGGGAGGCGGGGAAGATGGAGAAGGGCCTCCCAGGACCACACCAGGTCACCTGGGTTAGAAGCCGCGCGGAAATGCTCAAGGGGCGGGTCCAAGCCGCAGGgagcccccgggggcggggccaagTCGCAGGGAgacgcccgggggcggggccaagcCGCATAgagcccccgggggcggggccaagcCGCAGGGAGACCCCGCGGGCGGGTCCAAGCCGCATAgagcccccgggggcggggccaagACGCAGGGAgacgcccgggggcggggccaagcCGCGGGGAgacgcccgggggcggggccaagcCGCATAgagcccccgggggcggggccaagcCGCAGGGAGacgcctgggggcggggccaagCCGCATAGAgcccctgggggcggggccaagCCGCAGGGAGacgcctgggggcggggccaagCCGCATAGAGCCCCCAGGGGCGGGGCCAAGCCGCAAAGAgcccctgggggcggggccaagCCGCATAgagcccccgggggcggggccaagcCGCATAGAGCCCCCCAGGGGCGGGTCAAGCCGCATCgagcccccgggggcggggccggaacACCGGTGCAGAAGCCCGCACAGGGCCTTAGCAAATCTAGCAGCACACAACCACGCTGCACCGCAGGTCGGCAGGCTTCACCAGAAAACCAGCGTCACCCCTCACACTACATGCCAAGGAACAAAAGCTGCACGATCCTACCCAAAAATGCAGAAAACGCACGTGGCAAAGCCCCACACCCCGTGGTGGAGGCGAGGCGGCGTAGCAGGAGCAGAGAGGCCTTCTCAGCTTgctgggccctggccctggggtCCCACGTTCTGCCCTCGATGGCCCACCTGACTGTGCGTCCCGCCCCAGGGTGACTGGGGCACGCTGAGGGCACAGCTCATGCGATGGCCGGCAGTGCAGTGTGGCCTCCGGCAGGGACAGCTGGCCCTTGCCGCCCGCACCTGGGGCCTGTCCAGCCCACCCCACCGACTCCAGGTGGAGCCCCGCAGTGCCCAAGGTGAAGCTAGAGTGCCCAGGCGGCCCGGACAGGCAGGGGACCACCCTGATGGCCATTTTGTGGGAAGCGCTACGTCAGAAGTAGCGTGGGGACCCCCGCCCCCGACTCCACGCAGCTCCTGCCCACCTGCTGCCCCACCTGCTGCCTGTGAGGAGCGCGCATGAGCCCAGGGAACGCCAACTTCCCCTGCACATGTGCATGCGGCCTGGCCTTTCCGTCTGAGTCCTGGGCTGCACCTGCCCACCCAGCCCGCCCACCCGCGACGGTGCGGCTGCCTCCCCGAGCCGGCAGGATACGGCCCGGTGTCCACGGCCTGGCCGAGGCCCAGGCTGAGGACAGGGCTCACCACGGGAGGGCTCAGCTGCTGCACCCTGGGCACCACCGTGGGCCCCGTGGGCCTGGTCACTGCACAGCAGAGCCTTGGACGCAGCAGCTGGAGGCCAGGGGTGCATGGACGCCACCGtcctgccccttcccagccccaCAGCACCCGGGATGGCTCCCATGCATCCCCAGCACTTCAGCCTCCGACACAAAGGCAGCTCTGTGGGGCGAAGGCCCAGGCCCCAGACACCAGCAGTGGGTGCTTCCAGAGGCGGCAGCTCCGGGCTGTGGGGGGTCGCAGGCGGGAGCGAGCGCATCGGCCCGTGGCTGCCCGGCGGCGGCTGCCTTCGCCCCCTGGACTCCTGGACGGTGGTAAAGCAGCCGCTCTGCTTCCCGGATCCCGCCTGGGCTGAGGTCGCTCTGGGGCATCTGTCCCTCCCCAGGCGGTGGGGTGAGGGGACATGAGGTGACGAGGCTGTGAGCTCGCGCAGGCCTGGACGGAGCGCCCCCTCCACACGGGCGGCTGGCGGGCTCGAGATCAAACCTCAGCCCAGCCCCTGAcgtgccagggtcctggggctggcTCCCCCATCTGCAGGTTTCTCGGGAGTCCCGCAGCggaccctcctcctccccagccccggcCGCTCGCTAGTCTGGGGCGGGGGGCCTGGCAGTGCCCCAAGTTACCTGTTTGGCAGGGAAGGTCCGGGCACACGATCTGAGGGTCTAGGAGCAAGGAGGGGGCCCAGTCAGTGTCcgcaggccggggtgggggctggatcACCGCCCTCCAGCCTCCCGTCCCCCGGCCTGGCATGGACACGGCGGGGCACGGCGGGGCAGACGGCCGCTCACCTGGGCACAGGACGTCCTCCATGTCGTCGATGAACTTCTCGGCCACCAGATCAGAGAAAAGGGTCATGTTCCGCACCTGCTGCGGCTTGTCGCAGGCGATGGAGTAGAGGTTCTCGCTCTCGTGCCTCTCGTGGAACATGTCGCCAATGCCGATGGCCGTCACCGTGACGTCGTGGTTGCACAGCGCCCGCAGGTTGAGGTCGTCGTCCCGGGGGTCGTGGCGGCCGTCCGTGATGACCACCGCGAACACGCGGGTCTTCTGGCGCCGGCTCTCCTTGATGAGCTGGTTGTAGGCGAACTTGAGGGCCGAGGGCGTCCAGGTGCCGCCGGCGATCCACTCCAGGTTCTTGACGGCCTCCTTGAAGCTGGACAGCGAGTCGATGCGCTCGTCGTCCAGCTGGATGGCCTCGAAGGTGCCCTCGTGGCTGTACTGCACCACGCCCACACGGGTCCCTGTGGCCGGCAGGACGTCAGGGTGCTAGCtgccgcccctgcccccgccgcccggTGTGCCCGCTCCCGGGGGCCGCGGCCACTCTGGGCAAAGCCGAGACCCGGCCCTCGAGACCCGCCACCCCTCGTGACCGGCCCGTGGGCACCTGTCCTCCCCGCCCACGCCCGGGACTCCcgacgccccccgccccgccccggggggCAGCTGACCGGTCTCTGACTTGGGGTCCTTGGCGATGGCCCCCAGCCTGTTGACCACGTTGATGACGAAGTTCTTCTCCAGCGTGAAGTTGGTGTAGCCGATGCTCTCGGAGCTGTCGATGACGAACACCACGTCCAGGGCGCCACACCGCTTCTCGCAGTCTGCGGGCCGGGGGCGCGGTCAGGGGGGCGCTGACCCCGGGCCTTGGGAGACACGCCCGGGCGCGCAGTGGGAAACGGGACCCGAGGGGCGGGCACGACCCTGACCACTGACCCTGGACCCCGGACGCAAGTGGGGGCCGGGACTCACCGCAGCACCCGCACGTCTCCCTCACGTAGGTCATGACGTCACACTCCTGCAACACAGGGGGGGTTGGTCCTGGGCCGAGGCGGCCGCTCcagggaggggccgggggccggggccctgGAGCTCGAGCTGCCCGCACCCTCTGAGCCCCCTGCCGCCCCGCATCCCCAGTGTAAGAGCAGGGAGCGCACGATGCCATCCCCACCCGCCACTCACCGTGAGGCCGGGGTCTCCCGGGGGACCGGGCTCTCCCTGGAGGACAGAGGGTGACAGTGAGAGGAGGCCCCtgtctgggctggggctgggtgcccCCACCCTGCTTCAGGGACCCCGCGGTTCCAGCCTGAGGCTCGGGGTGCACGCTGGCCGGGGTGGCCCAGGCTGGGGCCCGAGGGCCGGAGCCACCACAGCTGACCTACCTCGGGTCCTGGGGATCCTCTTGGGCCGCGAGGGCCTGGCTCGCCAGGGGGACCAGGATCTgcctgaggagggaggagggcgggtgggcGGCGGCCTCCACCCTGGGCCCCCCGCggtaccccccgccccccacagccCCGGGTACTCACGGGCTCGCCCTTCTCGCCCTTCCTCCCTGGATCTCCTTTGGCACCAAAGTCACCTCTGCCTCCCTGAGCACAGGACACGGGTCAGCCCCGGGGTGGGAAGTGTGGcgtgtccccacccccagccggaCCCCAGGGCGTCTGCTGGGGGCACCACCGGGTTTTCGTCAGAGGTGGGGTCGGGGGCCGGGGGGTTAGCAGCCGCGTCACGGCGTTTCAGGACAAGCGCAGTCTCCGTTTGGGAGACGCCAGCACGAGGCAGCCGGGAAGTTGGGGTGAGGCTGGGGGCCTGTAGCTGCCCGGGGGGGTGTGGGTGCGGGTCGGGTCGGttgggtgcaggtgcaggtgcaggtcaGGTGGGCGTCGGGTCAGGTGCGGGTATTGGTCGGGTGCAGGTGCGGGTCGGGTCGGGTGCGGCCGGTGCACACGTACCTCggggccaggagggccaggctCGCCTTTCTCTCCCTGCGGGGAAGCACAGCTGTCACTCTGCACACCCCGACCCCTGCCCTGGGGCGGGAGGCTGGCTGTCCTGGGGACCGGGGTTTCTGgaagcccctcctgccccctcggGGGGTCTGTTATCTCAGCTGCAGGAGCGCCGTGCCCCAGACGCACCCTACGACCCGCGCTGTGTCTGGGGGTCTCTGCACCAGACAAGGACGCCCCCTTGCCCTCGCCTTGTCCCCAGGAGGGAGGCCCTCGCAGGAACCGCTGGGAGCCCCTGGGCCCTGCCGGCCCCCACCTCTGCTGGGACTTACGGGTGTTCCTCGGGGTCCCGGGTAGCTGAATCCAGGCCTGCCGGGGTCTCCCTGCGGATGGGGGGCTGGTCAGGAGGGTccagtgggagaggagaggctgaGCTGGCTGGGCTGAGGACGGGCGCCCACGGGACTGGGCTGTGGGTTGGGGGGGCCACGCGTGCAGGACGGCCTGGGGCCATGCAACCCCGAGGGAGAGAATGGGCGGGACTGCCCAACCCCTCACGACCCCACTCCAAGGAAGGGGCCTGGCACGCAGCCGGCAGCCCCCCGAGAGCTGAGAGGGACTGGCCCCCGAGGGTAGGGACGAACCTTGGGACCAGGCTGTCCTGACTCTCCACGGGGACCGGCGTCACCGGGGTCTCCCCGAGAtccctgagggcagagagaaagtGGGGTCGGCACCCATGGGGGGCGGACCGCATCCAGCGACACATCCTCCACGCTGCTGCCCTGTGCACTGGGCAGCCCCAGCTTCCCTGCCTGGCTCCCCGCTCCCGGACGCCCCAtcctggcccccaccccacccctgctcctgctcctgcctgcACAGCTGGACCCCCCAGGGCAGGGTGACCACGCGAGCTGCCCCCCGACCCCATGTTGCGGCCCGAGCGTGCCATGGGCCAGCGTCTTGCGGGCAGGAGGACCCGAGGAGCCCTACAGGGGGGGAAGCCTGGCCCCAGAGCCACCAGGCCCTCCCAGGCGCCCTGCCACTGACCTTCTTCCCCGGCTCCCCGAGAGccccctgggggcccctgggtccTGGCAAGCCTCGGTCTCCCTGGAAGGAAAGGAGACCCCGCTGTGATCACTGCAGGTTGGGTGGAGCTGGGGCCCCAGCTGTCCCCTAGGACGTCCAGGGAGGGGGGGcaggccccaggctcccctccagcCAGGACCCGGGCGGCCTCACTCACCTTGGCTCCTTTGTTCCCCACCTCTCCAGCCAGACCCCGGGGACCCTCCGGGCCAGGGTCTCCCTGTGAGAAGAGGCCAAGTCAGTCTCgggcaggtggaggggaggggaggggggcccgATTACGGAGGGGGTGCCGGAGCACAGCCCTGCTCACTCGGTCACACGCACCAGGGACGGCACCGCCACCCACGTCCCAGAGGAGGAAGCCCCTCCTGCCAGGCCTCGCCCCACACCTTGTGTGGTCctgccacccagacatcctgagcgaggggcggagggagaagcgggccgcccggtgagcggggagcccgacataggactcgatcccaggaccccagggtcacggcctgagccgagggcagaccccgcaccgactgagcccccgggcgccccggggTCACTTCTGTTTTCCGGGGTGGCCCAGGAGGGGGTCACTGGTTCTCCCGGGTCCCAGGGCCCCGTTGACACCGTGGGGAGACCTGTGCAGAGGCAGACGCGGCGGACACTGCCCCTCACTCACCTTCTCACCCTTGGGGCCGTTGACGCCCGGGCTGCCCTTGGCTCCTGGGtcccccctgcgcccctgcgGGGAACAGTGTGTGTCAGGGGGCCCTGGTGGTGGCACCACGTGGGGCCCATGCTCTGCTCTCGTCACCCcggcctgggctctgggggcgAGTCATTTTGCAGCCAAGGATTTGGAAACGCGGGGCTCCTGGTCAGGGTGTGAGACGGGGCCAGTGGGGGGTGCAGCCGACGTGACCGGGCCCAGCCTGGACCCGCGATCAGCATGGTCATTCCGCTCACTTCCGGGCCGGCtaggcctggggcggggccccGCTCTGTGAGACCTGGAGGGACACGGGCCTGCGGGCGGGGGTGCCAGGTGGGACCCGCGGAGGGTGAGCCTGAGGGCACGTCCGGCCCTCGGGGTGTCCTGCTGGGAGGGGAATGTGGGGCACGAGGCCGGTCCCCAGGCGGGGGTGCAGACAGAGGGGGCCTGCCCCGCCCGCACCTGTTCTGTGGCCCATCCCAAGTGTCCGCAAGGGGGGACAACGCGGCCCACGGGGAACGGCCGGCGGGC includes these proteins:
- the COL6A2 gene encoding collagen alpha-2(VI) chain isoform X2, whose protein sequence is MLRGPCSALLLWGLLGALRAQQQEVVAPPTSDRNSCPEKADCPINVYFVLDTSESVTMQSPIDSLLYHMKQFVRQFVSQLQDETYLDQVALSWRYGGLHFSDAVRVFSPPDSDRASFTKSLESIVSIRKGTFTDCALANMTHEVRRLKGKGGAHFAVVVTDGHVTGSPCGGVKLQAERAREEGVRVFAVAPNRSPNEQGLRDMASVPLELYRNDYATVRSDLDIDQDTVNRIIKVMKHEAYGECYKVSCLEIPGPPGPKGYRGQKGAKGNMGEPGEPGQKGRQGDPGIEGPIGFPGPKGVPGFKGEKGEFGADGRKGAPGLAGKNGTDGQKGKLGRIGPPGCKGDPGSRGPDGYAGEAGSPGEQGDQGTKGDAGRPGRRGPPGDSGAKGSKGYQGNNGSPGSPGVKGAKGGPGPRGPKGEPGRRGDPGAKGSPGVNGPKGEKGDPGPEGPRGLAGEVGNKGAKGDRGLPGPRGPQGALGEPGKKGSRGDPGDAGPRGESGQPGPKGDPGRPGFSYPGPRGTPGEKGEPGPPGPEGGRGDFGAKGDPGRKGEKGEPADPGPPGEPGPRGPRGSPGPEGEPGPPGDPGLTECDVMTYVRETCGCCDCEKRCGALDVVFVIDSSESIGYTNFTLEKNFVINVVNRLGAIAKDPKSETGTRVGVVQYSHEGTFEAIQLDDERIDSLSSFKEAVKNLEWIAGGTWTPSALKFAYNQLIKESRRQKTRVFAVVITDGRHDPRDDDLNLRALCNHDVTVTAIGIGDMFHERHESENLYSIACDKPQQVRNMTLFSDLVAEKFIDDMEDVLCPDPQIVCPDLPCQTELYVAQCTQRPVDVVFLLDGSERLGEQNFHKARRFVEEVSRRLTLARRDDDPLNARVAMLQFGGPGEQQVEFPLTSNLTVIHQALENARYLNSFSHVGAGIVHAINQVVHGARAGARRHAELAFVFLTDGVTGNDSLEEAVHSMRKQNVVPTVVAVGSDVDADVLSKISLGDATAIFREKDYDSLAQPGFFDRFIRWIC
- the COL6A2 gene encoding collagen alpha-2(VI) chain isoform X1; the encoded protein is MLRGPCSALLLWGLLGALRAQQQEVVAPPTSDRNSCPEKADCPINVYFVLDTSESVTMQSPIDSLLYHMKQFVRQFVSQLQDETYLDQVALSWRYGGLHFSDAVRVFSPPDSDRASFTKSLESIVSIRKGTFTDCALANMTHEVRRLKGKGGAHFAVVVTDGHVTGSPCGGVKLQAERAREEGVRVFAVAPNRSPNEQGLRDMASVPLELYRNDYATVRSDLDIDQDTVNRIIKVMKHEAYGECYKVSCLEIPGPPGPKGYRGQKGAKGNMGEPGEPGQKGRQGDPGIEGPIGFPGPKGVPGFKGEKGEFGADGRKGAPGLAGKNGTDGQKGKLGRIGPPGCKGDPGSRGPDGYAGEAGSPGEQGDQGTKGDAGRPGRRGPPGDSGAKGSKGYQGNNGSPGSPGVKGAKGGPGPRGPKGEPGRRGDPGAKGSPGVNGPKGEKGDPGPEGPRGLAGEVGNKGAKGDRGLPGPRGPQGALGEPGKKGSRGDPGDAGPRGESGQPGPKGDPGRPGFSYPGPRGTPGEKGEPGPPGPEGGRGDFGAKGDPGRKGEKGEPADPGPPGEPGPRGPRGSPGPEGEPGPPGDPGLTECDVMTYVRETCGCCDCEKRCGALDVVFVIDSSESIGYTNFTLEKNFVINVVNRLGAIAKDPKSETGTRVGVVQYSHEGTFEAIQLDDERIDSLSSFKEAVKNLEWIAGGTWTPSALKFAYNQLIKESRRQKTRVFAVVITDGRHDPRDDDLNLRALCNHDVTVTAIGIGDMFHERHESENLYSIACDKPQQVRNMTLFSDLVAEKFIDDMEDVLCPDPQIVCPDLPCQTDGPRPGGEPPVTFLRTEEGPDASFPRTIPLIQQLLNATEFTQDPAAYSRLVAVLVYTAERAKFATGSERQDWMELFIDTFKLVHRDIVGDPETALALC